Genomic window (Oryza sativa Japonica Group chromosome 3, ASM3414082v1):
AATAAGAGGatatgaaaattttcctagtATTGCATTTCTAGATTAATTCAAAAGGTAATTAAGATGTTAGACCTTTTGGAGAACTTTTCTTTAGTTCAACTAGCATGGTGGcgaatcattatattttctctcatataatagcatatatgttttctcaatatattattcaaatatattaaaatgacaacataattttaaattttgcaataactttacgaactACTAATGGGTAATATTCAtaatgtattttatatacgtgttagttattaattatttttaatatcaaattttaattatttgtaaattatatatattcctatataaaCTCTAGACTcgacttttaatatatatttttaattccgaattttctgtaacttgtatttctatatagactttatgctcttcttttaataatatttatttttatttctgaatttttattattttaaattgtatttctatgtgattctaaactcatctttcaatattctctaaactcttcttcccatatttttcttaatctcgaattttagttatttgtaaattgtatttttatacggactctaaactatacttttaattttattatatttatttcgaattttagttaattttaaattcctacatggactctatactctacttctaatattccttatcttttaattcctaatttctatttttttttcttaattgtatttctatatggactctatactctacttctaatattccttattttttaattccgaatttttatttttttttcttaattgtatttctatatagactctatactctacttctaatattctttatttttaattccgaatttctattatttcctaattgtatttctatatggactctagtctactcttctaatattcattattttttaattccgaatttcaactatttctaaattatttcTATGtgtactctagtctcctcttctaatattccttttttttaattccgaatttcagctatttctaaattgtatttctatatgaactctgctttttctttttctctgattaatgtgagaatttctagaccatgagagcgaacgtggaggcttttttttctattcctttaataatataaatagatttttgatgtgatggagtAATTGGAGAGCTCCTCTTACTGTTTCCTACAGTGCGTTTCAAAAGGGGGTGTATTACAATCAGCACGACTAGTTAAAAAAGATGGTACTACCACGGTTAACTCGGTTCACATGAAACTGGTAGAAAGTTACCGAGTTACTGCAAGAAAAAATGTCATGCGCATGTACTGAGATGAGTCTCCTCTGACTTAACGTAAAGCCAGAGGGACGTGGGTACACGTAGAACCCACGTAGGAGCGCGATCCCATGGACTGATGCGTGGTGCCTCGCCCTCGCGTATGTACGCACGAACCCATTGCAGATCGCGACACGTTTCCGACCCCCCATTTGCGTCAGCTAACAGCCACCaattcttcggcgtggttgacAGCCAAGTCGGCGGGTCGCTTCCTAAACACTGTAGTCTAGCACAACTAGTAGCAACCGGAAAATGACAaatccaagccaacccagggACATCTCCCCACGCGCGCCCACCTGAGCACCCCAAGTCCCAAACCCGTGTGCTCCTGCACGCGCACACCACTGATTCCCCCACAAAACCCCGTGCGCACCGCCCAAAACCGCGAGCCGCTCTGCCCACCGATCCACCCTCCGCATCCGCCGCATCCCCATCTCCAtctcccgcctcctcctcccgcccgccTCGCTTTATTATCTCTCCACCTCGCGCCCACGCGACACAACACACAGACACACCCACGGAATTCCGCGAATCAATCGCATCCAGCACACGGCAGCAGCAATGTGCTTAGCCACGGTGGACGACGGCCGCCACGCCATGGCGGCCTccatccgcgcgcgcgcgcgcctcggTGTCCGCGCCTTCTACCTCCGCCTCTCGTCCCCGGCGCCGGCCGAGCTCACGCTCGTCTACCTCCCGGccatcggcggcgccgcgctGGAGCTCGGCGGGCGGgcgctcccgccggccgcgcccgccGAGGTGCCGCTCCGGAGGGTGGGCGCCGGCGGCACCGACGCGGCGGCGTACGCGAGCGCCGACCGCGTCTGCGTCGCCGAGGGGGCGCGCTTCGAGGTGTACGCCGCCGGGAAGGATCTGGTGGCGGACGGCGTcttctcgcgccgccgcggcgggggaggagggtgGCGCGTCGAGTGCCGccgtgcggctgcggcggcggcggtggccgaggTTGTGGTGctcgaggagggcggcgcgctGATGAGGGCCACGGCGAAGGCGTCGGCGAGGGGGCTCGGGTGCGGCGGCACGAGGCTGGAGGGGATACCGGAGGAAGGGTGGGGGTGCGACTGCGAGTGCGGGACGTGCGGGGATGACGAGTGGGAGGTGgtcggagacgacggcgagctcgacacgccggagatggaggcggaGACGTTGACGTGGGCGCTGGAGATGGGAGCATGGGCTGTCTGCGTCGGAGTCGGACTTCTCGCCACGGCGAGGCGATTCCGGCGGAAACGGGCGTTCTGGTGACCCGCTCGCCGCGACGGCCACCAAGAGGACGccctttcgttttttttctttcaccttTCAAGTGTAAAATGTCCAAATTTTGTAGATTTTTAGTTCAAGATTTCACATCATCTTCTCAAAGAGTGTGTACATATGATCGATCAACGAAATTGCCTTCTCCAACGAATTTTGTGACACTGATCTTTGCATAGATAATAGAATCGTGAACAACAGCAGAGACCAAGTTGCCAAAGCAAATTTCGCCGAAAGATTGACTGAATATTATACGGGTGATCCAAAAATATCGGGATGGTTTGGTTGCAAAATCTGGGAAACCACTGTGAAGCAAGTAGGGAAATCTGCAGTGCAATACAAAAGTCCAAAAAGCCCCGAAATCTCAACCAAATCCGCGTAATAGAAAAGGAGCCGGTCCACACTGCTGGTTGCAAATTTCACTTCTTTGAAACTTTCTCGTAATTGACTACTACCACGGTACCACCCAGGAGTACATGCTTACCAGTAATAATGCTCCagtcctaatttttttttttaataaaaagaacTCATCTGTGCTTGCCAAGTTGCCAGTGTCAATTGTTCTTTATTAATAAAAAGAACTCCTTTATTCTTTATTAAGAACTCAACATTGACACAACTCATCCGATACAGACGCACTCCCTGACTAATAATTAGACTTGATGGAATATATAAACCCATAATAAAATCAAATTCTCTTTGGGGCCTTATCCTGCTAGTAGCAGACATGATCGTGAACATAAATTGCAGCATAAGCAAATCAACAATTTAATTCGAAGCTGGATCTTACCACGCCGTCGCTTCATCCAGAAGGTCGTCACAAGAAGGATTATTTTCCACGCTTATGACTAATGACTTTGATACTTCAACTCCTCATTCGATTTGGCCAGTCAGCTCTAGCTTAGGAGTTCCGACAGCTAGCAGTATCTGCAGAATTGAGAAACAGGCCAAGCTTTGGAGCCAAACAGCTGACACACAACAAGCTTGAATAATTCCGAACCGGTGATAGAAAATGCAGTATGTTGATCAGGCTGTGTCCAGACAATTAATGCACCATCATTGAGAACAATAAAAAGCAACATATGGAGTTGATCATAGTTTCAAGTGAAAGGCCTTGTGCCTGCTACTGAATGACATCGAACTTCTTCAGAATATTTTGACACTCAGCAGTTTTTGGCAGAATGTAAGACTTGACCATAAGTACACCGGGTGTATTTTTCCATCACAAACCACAACATCATCAATGGCGTGTTCAAATGTAAACTAGTCTAAGAGTCAGAATCACTCTCTGAGTCGGCATACAGTTCAAATGGTCTTTGTCTATTCGTGTTCGCCTCAAGCGGTGGCagatcatcatcttcatcagaaTCCGGTTCCTCCTCAATCTGTGGCCTTGTTCCTTCTTGTGTTCCAGCTTCTGAACCTTCCTTAGAAGTTGACTTGAAGATAGCTGGCCTAGTATGTACGAAAATAATGAATTCATCAGAGAGCCAGTTTGAAGATGTCAGTAAAGCCACCCTTTGACTAACATATAATTAAACCTATAGTTCCAGTTCTTAGAGAACCTGACGGTTTACATGATAAACGGGGACTGATGAATTCAATAAGTTGAAGTCTTAGTTTTGCTGTGGTATTGTTATAGATTCCTCACATCATTTTCATGGATATTTGATCAAGAAAAAACCTGAGCAAACTATTCAGGCTGTTGAAATGCAAAGGTGACATCAGGCAACTGACTTTAATCCAAAGTTGCCAGAgaattcaaatatttaaaaCAATGGTCTGCAGAACTCTTCACAAGCATTTACTACAGCAAGGATATTTTAGTTCCATGACAATCTATAAACCAATGTCACTAACACTGGACCCTAGATGAAACTAGGGATAAAAACAGTATACGTTACTTTGTATTTCGCAGCTCAACACAAATGCTTTTGAAACCAAGGAGCAAATATTGCACTTAAATCTGATTGTTTTGTATGAGCATCAGAGTGTTGTAACAGGGGGACAACGCCCTCCCTCTTATCCGGTCGAAACACCTAAGATGGTTTATGGAAAGTTCCTAAGTGTAAAACAAGGAAAACACTCTCCAGTGGGAAAACGCTCTCGAGTAGGAAAACACTCTCGAGTGGGAAAACACTCTCGAGTGGGAAAACACTTTCGAGTTGGAAAATACTCTCGAGTGGGAAAGCACCCTCGAGTGGCTTCTTATCACTTATATGTAACTCATCTTGATTGGGGATGAATTCTAAGTACATGGCAGGTGAATCTGGCGATCGGGAAGTTGATGAAGGATGTGCGAACCCTCAAGCATAGAAGACATTCGGCTAAGAGAACTCGAAGGAAAAACCTATTCGAGTTAAGATCCAGTCGAATGGAAGATTCTGTGGGGGCCACTTCTCAACCACCCTTGCCAGCTGGAGCCAAAAGACTATAATGACCCCGAGAATGTACTGTAGTACCCCTAGGGTTGCTGACATGGCAAGGGCATTATAGGAAGTTCACTAAAGCCCATGAGGGTAGAAACGTAACATCACATGTAAGACCGTAGGCTATAAAAGCCGGTCAAATCCCTGTAGCACAACAAgacatttttaatacaaaagtAATCCTCAAAGGTTGTGTTTGCTGTTTGAGCTCATTTCTAAGGATAGGCGGGAAAACACTTCTTTCCGGCCTATACCCGATCTTGTTCGTGACCTAAGGTCACAACACAGAGCATAGCTTGAAGAAAACTATTCATGCCGTTAACAACAAATACATTGGTGACATTTCTTGACTCATGAGTCAAAATACCATAACCGAGGTTATTCATGCTGGTTACACCAACAAATACATCGGTGACAATTTCTTGACTCATGAGGCAAAATACCTCAACCAAAGTTGCACAAGAATTTCTTGTTGCCATTTTGCATATTAAATGCAGAATCTGCAGCTACTGGCAAACAATTTCAAAAGTTACCCCTGGTCACAGATTGATATCCAGTACCAGCCTTTCCTACAACTTGTATACACTCGGAAGCCCTGAACCCTGATTGTTAGTACTACTAGGGAACTCTCAGCGATCAAAGAACCAAGCAACTCACCATTCCTCAGATTTCTCCATAGCCCGGACTTGGTCATGGAAGAGGACTTGGGACACAACACAGGCTATCTTGCTCCCTGATTCGAGCGCCTGATCCCGGCCACTAGCATCCACAACCACAAAATTCCCTGCAAATTCACATAACCCACAACCAAACCGTCATAAACCGGCGGCAAAAGACAGCTCGGTTCACTACGGGAGCAGTGACCAGCTATGCTAAAGTCCGGCGACCACTCACCATTCTTGATCCAAAAGCTCTTCTGGAACTTGGCCGGGAACAAGGCCAGAGACTTCACTCCCTTGGCGTCCATCACCTAACACCCAGCAAGCCACGGCGATAAGGAACACATACGAATGGAGTGCAAGGGAATTCACGATCAGGGGAGACCTggaggtgggagagagagagagagagagagagagcttgtcCTACCTCGATGACGTTGGAGCCGCGCAGCGCGAGGACCTGCATGATGCTCTCGCCCTCCCCCAGCGTGACGGCGCCCTCGCTGCACGCCCGCCGTAGGTTCTTCCTCCCAGCTTTCATCCAGCTCCCGCTTCCAAGGAACACAACAGTTCTCCCCTCTCGCCGGATCCAACCACGCGGAGGCGGTCCGGGAAGCTAGGacgtcgcgcggcggcggcggcggcggcggcggcgacgaggcgtggTTCCGCGGAGACGATGATGCTATGGGGTGGACTTGTCTTCTGATATAAGTTGGGCTGGTGGCCTGGTTGGGTACTAGGCCCATGAGAGTAGGAGTAGCTGTCAAAGTGGGGCCGGCCCATCTAGGATCGTAGGCCCACGTATGTCGGCAGCAAACCAACCCCAGCGAGGGTGGTAGTAAATGAGGCTGGTTTGGATCGTACGGTGGCTGAAGGTGGGCCCGCGAAGCGGCGAGTCCGTCCGTTTTTGTACGAGCCGTCCTCGGCCGTGGTACCGGCTTGGTAGCCGCAGCGGCACACGCTAGCCTGCTCTGCTCCCGACGACCGCGGATCCTCTGTGCCCATCGGCTTTGTGGGTTCGTTGCCTTACTACCCCTTTTCTCTTTTCAGTGTCAAATATTTTCCGTGTACCTTAAAAAGGATATTTCTGTGTATAAGTAATTTACTAGTTGATCCAAGAATATTGGCCACCTATcgaattacttttttaaaaatatgtatttccTCTAATTTATAATTGATAAGCGCATAATTGATTTGAAGAAATTTCATAAATAATTAGTGCAAAACATTGCATGCAGAGGAAGTTTGGTTGCATGCAGAGAAAGTCTGGTTGGCTTGAATGCCTTGAATGCAGAACATTTGCATTCGGAGAAGACGATGCGTCTGTTATTTATGTGGCCGTCGAGTTGTATGTGTTTTTAATAGTTCTATGATCTTATTGTTTCCCTTATAAAAAATAaagcattgccaaaatttaaaatttagtacTTGATTTTGAGGTTGTTTTTAGAATACTTTCAGCGTAGTTCGTTTTCAACATTAGTTTTAAGGTCGTTAAGGACATACTCACATATAGATAAAAGTTTTACTTTCAAATTATTTGTTAGGAGCTAATAATTAATGAGATATTGCCAACCAATAAGGACCTTCATGTGAAGATGGTGTGCAACACGAGTATATAGAGAGGCATAAGTAAATGGGTTACAAATGGGTTACAAGGGGATTTTCTTTATCTTAGTCTCAGAGTCAAGATGTAATACAATTATCAATTGCATATATTATCTTTCTTATTTGAATGTCATATGATAACTACTATATTTACTTGATAATTCGTCCTTAGCACAGGTACTAAGACAATCATTGGGCTGcaaaattgtgaaaaaaaaccAAGATGCCTTTTGTCATGAACAGTGGGGATACATATGTATGCAGTACAACCACACAAAGAAATGACGAAGACATGCTACGGGGTGGTTAACACTTGAAAAGACACATAAACTTTTATTTGAACCTTATTCCCAACATACCACAGAGATAAAATAGTATACTAAGATACAACGTAATGATATAAATTATACGATACAGATatccttaaaatatattactacgAATGCATAAAGGAGAAACTTTCACCACATAGTTAGCAAGTCTGGTTTGATAGGGATGTAGCTTGTACTACTACCTCTATTACAAAATAAGTATACTCCTTAAAAACCTAATTGACCCAATGATATAGATATGTCTAGCGGGGATTGCCTGCAGTACTGCTGATACAGTAGCAGACACTGATGTGTGAACCCACTGCAGAGGATGTGCATCCGGATATGCCATGTTTGTCTCAACAAACGTTATCAGCCACAGGGAAGCCCCTGCAGACGATCCTAGTCACAGACCAACATCGGGAGGCGGAGATCTCTCAGACAGTCGGCGGCATCTGCCGCCCCATGTCACTCCGCTACCCCACAGCCACCATCTCTTCACTCCCACTGCCAAACGGGACCCACGCCTtcgggtccacatgtcatagcCTATCCACCAATCACGCCCACTCATACGGCCCCCGCCTCTCGGGCCCCATGCCCGCCACGTCACGCCAAAATAATTACTTCCTCCCTTTCCCAAAATCCACCCACCCTTTTCTCCCCatcgtctctctctcttctcttcctcgtTTCAGTCACCAGTCCACCCGCGGTCTCGTACGCGCGACACGAGTCAACGACCGACGGCGATCGCCGGAGGTGGGGGGCGGCACGGCGGGGGGTCTCTGCTCAGCGTGGGGGGTGGGGCCACCATGGTGAGGAGCGGGAGTGTGCGGCGGacggccgcgtcgtcgtcgcccgccgcggcggcggtgccgacgGCCTTCACCGCCTCGCCCGGCGACTACCGCCTTCTGGAGGAGGTCGGCTACGGCGCGAACGCCGTCGTGTACCGGGCGGTGTTCCTGCCATCCAACCGGACCGTCGCCGTCAAGTGCCTGGATCTCGATCGTGTCAACAGTAACCTCGTGAgctttctctccccctctctctctctcgatcgaaACTCCCTCACTCGTTCGTGTCCTAGGGATTCCGGTGGTGATCGCTGTTTTGATCGGGGGATATGCGGTCGTGCAGGGGAGGATTCGATGCAGTTGAGCTGTGTGTGTTGTGTCAAGTTGGGACAATTTGATCCAATTAAAGTTGTTTATTCTATTGATCAGTATTGACGTGGTACCAACTTAAGAATTAGGTTGTGGTAACTGTGCTTTGCGGAGTCGGGATTTAGCTCCACTCACTTATGCTATTCATTTTAGCAAATTTTTAGTTCGATCGTTCGTATTGTTCATTTTGTCGGTTACTTTTTATTAGGTTTTGTGGCTATATCGAGACAACGTGGGGTTCCTTATCCATGGGCACTTTAATTCATCCTCGGCCTAACTTCATAGATAGTGGATGGTTAACTTCACAAAGGCCTACATTTAATTCTTCCGGGCAGTGCATTTGCGGCTTATAGGATGACATGCAGTTGTCTTGGGTTACTGATCCAGTAAATTAGATGTATAGGACGTTGTGGTATAGCTTGTTTGCTTGTAGTACTTTTCACCTTTGTTGCATTGGATCATGAATGCGTCTATTTTTCTTTCTATCTTAATGCTAAGTAGTAGGATTCATGAATATTACCTGCagtaaattaattatatacatTTACTGTTATAGGCTGATGTTTGAGGTCTCTTAATGATCCTCTCCCCAAGTTCAATAATGTATTTAGCATCTCATAgtggtatatatacatattgtaCCCAGGATGATATAAGAAAAGAGGCACAAACGATGAGCTTGATAGATCACCCTAATGTCATCAGGGCTTACTGCTCATTTGTTGTGGATCATAACCTCTGGGTGATAATGCCATTCATGTCAGAGGGTTCATGTTTACACCTGATGAAGGTTGCATATCCTGATGGTTTTGAGGAGCCTGTTATCGCCTCTATCCTAAAGGAAACACTTAAGGCTCTAGAGTACCTCCATCGGCAAGGACATATCCATAGGGATGTCAAGGTTAGCTTCTACAGTAGTATTCATTTTAGCTAACTTTGTCAGTTGCTTTGCTCAGCGTAATATTATACAGGCGGGTAATATCCTTATGGACAGTCCTGGTATAGTGAAACTTGGGGACTTTGGTGTCTCTGCTTGTATGTTTGATAGAGGTGATAGACAAAGATCCAGGAATACATTCGTGGGAACACCATGCTGGTAACTGGAGTTTTCTTACGTTTTCTCTGTTGTATGTACAATAAGTGTTCTGCAAACCTTTAAACGTGTTTTCTGCTGTCATTTGGTCTTTAGGATGGCTCCAGAAGTTCTCCAGCCTGGAGCAGGATATAATTTCAAGTACGTTGGTAATAGCATAACCTTGTTCCGTTAGCTACCAGTATCCTGGTTATTTTGAAAAAGTTAATTTCAATATTTAGATATTAATTTCAATATTTAGATAAAATTGtgtttcttaaaatattttaccAGGAAATATGTTTCAAACCATTTGTTTACCAACTTAATTTGGTTATTTAAAATTTCCTTAAGGGTAAGAACTCTAACTACCATAAAAATACTGGGAATAAGGTATATTTTGGTATCAAATGCTTCAGTGAACCATTGGCAGATAACTAAaacattctttttttcttctgtcgTTGCACTCAACATGTAACTGCAGTGCTGCTTGTGTTCAAACATTCTGTATTTTCTACTATATATGTCTTTATATTTTACTTGGTTGCTATTGTACTGTTGAGGTGCACAGTGCGCTCACAACTATTTGTCCTTGTACAGAGCTGACATATGGTCTTTTGGAATAACTGCACTGGAGCTAGCACATGGCCATGCTCCCTTCTCGAAGTATCCTCCCATGAAGGCAATGAATTATTTTATCTTTTGCAAATTGAAACCtttttattaaaagaaaaagagtGACAGTCTAATTAACAAGTGCATGGTCAGCCAAATATCTATGTGTCTTATATTCAAATTTTCACATGGTTAGTGTTTGCTGCCAGGGATgatgtttttgtgatttttgtatGTCATGTTGGGCTAGAAAACATATGTACTTTGCACTTGCAATACATGTTCTGTCATTTGTATACAATTCCATATACTACATGCACATACATTCTTCTCGTGAAATTACTTGTTTGGACTTTAAAGTTACTGCCGATGAACAGCGTTATCCATGCAGTTAGCAATATGCCTGTAGAACATTCTTGTTCATAGAAAACAATCTTGGGTTTAGGATCCTACAAATACAAACTTTCTGCTGAACTGAGGATGTTTATGTTTTGCCAGAATCTGAGGATGTTTATGTGGTCTGTAGGTTCTTCTCATGACCCTTCAAAATGCACCACCAGGCCTTGACTATGACCGTGATAAAAGATTCTCAAAGGTAGTACTAGTCCTTTCAGCTAATTCTTGGCTAGCGAGTCTATGTTTTATGGCAGTATCTGCTTGTTTTAGCCTCAATGTTTACCTCCTAATGAAGGCTTTTCAGTTGTTATCAGTCTTTCAAGGAAATGGTTGCAATGTGCCTGGTCAAAGATCAAACAAAGAGGCCAACGGCTGAAAAGTTACTAAAGCACTCATTTTTCAAGAACGCAAAACCTCCAGAGCTGACTGTTAAGAGTATTTTAACTGATTTGCCCCCTCTGTGGGATCGTGTAAAAGCGCTCCAGGTTTTGCTAGTTtactttccttttgtttttactTAATGATGGAAACATTATGCCTTAATTAATTCCTGTTATCCTGTGCATTTGCAGCTAAAAGATGCAGCACAATTAGCTTTGAAGAAAATGCCTTCTTCTGAACAGGAGGCACTTTCTATGGTTTGTGATTTTGATGTTTCTTTTAAGTTCCACTTTGTTTTGTGCTGTTCTTTCATTTGAGTTCATGAAAATATGCTAGCTAGTTTATTTTACCCACAAACTTCTGAAATAGGCTTTATGGTggtattatatatattcattttacAGGCAAATCTTCTGCtttgtttttaatttattatCACTGACCATACCAGTCTTAATGATTTTGGTCAGTAGATGCAGCTTAAAAACAAATTTGTAGAGGGCCAGGGTCAATTTGCAGTAACACAAATCCCAGCCCTTGCAAAATGAAGTTAGAACTGTGGTATTACTTTCATGCATGGATATGTTATTGGTTGAACAAGGACTAGCACAGAATGATTTAAGATCCCAGCATATTAGACTATGTTTGATgcttttttaatttaaaaattaaaatgacgttaaatttttttatcactTGTATGCTATGGTGTCACTATATTTATGCTAAGAATATGATGTCTAAGACACATTTCAGCCAACGCAATGATTTGTACGAGAGATCACTTTAGCTAGTCCACCTTACAGGCAGTAGCTAACTTCTATTTTTCTTTCACTTGTTAGCTCCATGGACGTAATACCCTAATGATTTTTGCACTTCTGTTCCACATACAAACTAATATTCATGATAAACATAGTTTGGTTTATTATAGATATGTTTGCACTTTTATTTCACTTACATGATAGTTTCCTTATCATCTGAATTATCTAATAGAGTGAGTACCAAAGAGGCGTAAGCGCATGGAACTTCGATATTGAGGATTTAAAGGCTCAAGCATCATTGGTAAAACAACCAGTTTCTTTAGTTCTATATCGAAATGCTACATTGCTCTCTGATTCATTCTGTTACATTGCTAAGATGTAAAATGACTGTAATTTAGTCTTATAAGTGAGATTTCCAACCTTTTTGCAGATTCATGATGATGATCCACCTGAAATAAAGGAAGATGTTGACAATGATAGAATAAATGAAGCT
Coding sequences:
- the LOC4331383 gene encoding uncharacterized protein is translated as MCLATVDDGRHAMAASIRARARLGVRAFYLRLSSPAPAELTLVYLPAIGGAALELGGRALPPAAPAEVPLRRVGAGGTDAAAYASADRVCVAEGARFEVYAAGKDLVADGVFSRRRGGGGGWRVECRRAAAAAAVAEVVVLEEGGALMRATAKASARGLGCGGTRLEGIPEEGWGCDCECGTCGDDEWEVVGDDGELDTPEMEAETLTWALEMGAWAVCVGVGLLATARRFRRKRAFW
- the LOC4331384 gene encoding uncharacterized protein; translated protein: MKAGRKNLRRACSEGAVTLGEGESIMQVLALRGSNVIEVMDAKGVKSLALFPAKFQKSFWIKNGNFVVVDASGRDQALESGSKIACVVSQVLFHDQVRAMEKSEEWPAIFKSTSKEGSEAGTQEGTRPQIEEEPDSDEDDDLPPLEANTNRQRPFELYADSESDSDS
- the LOC4331385 gene encoding uncharacterized protein isoform X1, with product MVRSGSVRRTAASSSPAAAAVPTAFTASPGDYRLLEEVGYGANAVVYRAVFLPSNRTVAVKCLDLDRVNSNLDDIRKEAQTMSLIDHPNVIRAYCSFVVDHNLWVIMPFMSEGSCLHLMKVAYPDGFEEPVIASILKETLKALEYLHRQGHIHRDVKAGNILMDSPGIVKLGDFGVSACMFDRGDRQRSRNTFVGTPCWMAPEVLQPGAGYNFKADIWSFGITALELAHGHAPFSKYPPMKVLLMTLQNAPPGLDYDRDKRFSKSFKEMVAMCLVKDQTKRPTAEKLLKHSFFKNAKPPELTVKSILTDLPPLWDRVKALQLKDAAQLALKKMPSSEQEALSMSEYQRGVSAWNFDIEDLKAQASLIHDDDPPEIKEDVDNDRINEADKEPFSGNHFGQPKILSGKHFRLNHEQTCVTAVSPGGNMHETSRGLVSEPGDADSERKVDGYRKQGSENESLPSTSKHDSEGQNSSSEVKQKERTCSGPILCSGVHNKSITESSRIFDREAAVKLASDKQKSCTKRTTNLSGPLALPTRASANSLSAPIRSSGGYVGSLGDKSKRSVVEIKGRFSVTSENVDLAKVQEVPTSGISRKLQEGSSLRKSASVGHWPVDAKPMSNSHQRKELCNGSVSASVLIPHLRNLVQQTTFQQDLITNLLSSLQQNEKADATQYRLGNMDGDTEVETSISEGERSLLVKIFELQSRMISLTDELITTKLQHVQLQEELKILYCHEEIIDTREVDNA
- the LOC4331385 gene encoding uncharacterized protein isoform X2; this encodes MVRSGSVRRTAASSSPAAAAVPTAFTASPGDYRLLEEVGYGANAVVYRAVFLPSNRTVAVKCLDLDRVNSNLDDIRKEAQTMSLIDHPNVIRAYCSFVVDHNLWVIMPFMSEGSCLHLMKVAYPDGFEEPVIASILKETLKALEYLHRQGHIHRDVKAGNILMDSPGIVKLGDFGVSACMFDRGDRQRSRNTFVGTPCWMAPEVLQPGAGYNFKADIWSFGITALELAHGHAPFSKYPPMKVLLMTLQNAPPGLDYDRDKRFSKSFKEMVAMCLVKDQTKRPTAEKLLKHSFFKNAKPPELTVKSILTDLPPLWDRVKALQLKDAAQLALKKMPSSEQEALSMSEYQRGVSAWNFDIEDLKAQASLIHDDDPPEIKEDVDNDRINEADKEPFSGNHFGQPKILSGKHFSEQTCVTAVSPGGNMHETSRGLVSEPGDADSERKVDGYRKQGSENESLPSTSKHDSEGQNSSSEVKQKERTCSGPILCSGVHNKSITESSRIFDREAAVKLASDKQKSCTKRTTNLSGPLALPTRASANSLSAPIRSSGGYVGSLGDKSKRSVVEIKGRFSVTSENVDLAKVQEVPTSGISRKLQEGSSLRKSASVGHWPVDAKPMSNSHQRKELCNGSVSASVLIPHLRNLVQQTTFQQDLITNLLSSLQQNEKADATQYRLGNMDGDTEVETSISEGERSLLVKIFELQSRMISLTDELITTKLQHVQLQEELKILYCHEEIIDTREVDNA